The genomic interval TTCCTTCCGGAGGTGACCTGTTTGTTGGTGAAGATTATGCAAGGTACAGGGAAGCCAATATATTGGTAGCAGACAGCAACCCAGCTATCCTGGCCAGGGCCAGGCAAAGGTATGAGAGCCTGGGCATAAATAATGCATTCTTTATCTGCTGTAATCTGGATAATCTTCCCCTGCTGGAAGGGGCAATAGGTATGGCTGTATCTATTTTAGGGTTTAACCGGGTAAAGGAGAAGAAGCAGCTTATAACTGAAATAAAAAGGGTGTTAAGGGTTAGCGGAACTTTTAATGGAGCTTTTTATATACAGAGCAGCCCCAGCCAGCAGTATCTAAGGGACATGGGCTTAAGTTCGGATATTTTTAGCTCTATGGATGAAGTAAAGGGACTTATGTCTGATAAATTTGATTTCATGGACCAGGAACTGTTGGGGGATAAATTTGTTTTTGAATGCAGAAAAAGCTGGCCCTCCTGCGGGGTTAAATGGTAATGGTAAAGATAAGGGTGGACAGGTTTATCCAGTCCCGGAGAAAGACCATAGGGCTGGAGGTTACCTCCGGGGGAGAGCTGGTGGTAAGGGCCCCTTATTCTGTTAACCGGAATTTGCTGCAGGATTTTTTAAATAAAAAAGCCGGCTGGATCATGAAAAAAAAGGCCCTGGCAAAGAAAAGGACGGATATAAACAGGGATCTGGATCTGGAAACAAGCAATAAGGTTCTTTTTCTGGGTAAATATTTTCCGGTAAAAATTCACCGGGGCAAGAGGGTATTTTTTGATCAGGGGTTTTTTGTTCCCGAAACAGATGCTGCAGGAAAAAAGAAAGCTGTTACCGGGTGGTTAAAAAAAGAAGCCAGAAAATACCTGAACTTTAGGGTTGAACGTCTGGCAGGCAGGCTGGGCATTGATTATGGCCGGATAAGGATAACCTCTGCTAAAAAAAGATGGGGTTCCTGTTCGGGCGGTTCAAACCTTAATTTTACCTATCGCCTGATAATGGCTCCCGCAGAAGTTATCGATTACGTTATAATCCACGAACTTATGCATATAAGGCAACAGAACCATTCAAAAAAGTTCTGGAAGGAAGTGGCGCAGGCTATCCCTGATTACAAAAAATATCAGAGATGGTTAAAAGATAATGGTTACCGGCTGGTGGTATAGATGAAAAGGGAACAGGTGCTGGGAGGTATTCTGGGGTTATGTATAGGTGATGCGCTGGGTGTACCCTTTGAGGGAAGATCCAGGGAAGAGATGCATAATCTGGGAAAAAATATTGAAAAATCTTATCGGGGCTTATGGTCTGATGATAGTTCATTAACCCTCTGTCTGGCTCAGAGTTTGTGTGAAGGCTTTGACTTAAGTGATTTGGCCCAGAGGTTTATAAGGTGGCTGGATGAGGGGTATATGACTCCTCAGGGGTCTGCTTTTGGTATAGGCAGAACCACTTATATGGCTATAAATAATTTAAAAAAGGGTGCTGGGCTTAAACACTGCGGGCTTACAGATGAATACAGTAATGGCAATGGCTCACTTATGCGGATACTTCCCATGGCTTTTTATTGCTTTAATATGGATGAGCAGGAAAGGTTTGATCTGGTCAGCAGGGTTTCTGCCCTTACCCATGCCCATCCCCGATCTGTTCTGGCCTGCTGTGTCTATACCCAGCTGGCCACAGAACTGATAAGCCAACAGGATAAAGGTATTGCTTACCGGAAAATGAAAAAAGTTATAAAAAAATATTTTTCTGGTGACAGCCAGCTGCCTTACTTTAAATCAATTTTAGAATCGGATATATCCACACTAGACAGGGAGGATATAGGGGCAGGAGGCTATGTGGTAGAAAGCCTGGAAGCATCAATATGGTGCTTTTTAAGACATACAGATTACACAGATACAGTAATGGAAGCAAT from Actinomycetes bacterium carries:
- a CDS encoding class I SAM-dependent methyltransferase, which gives rise to MLGVIRKLKCPKTGKRLKLDSTEKFLEVEDSDIRYPLYGPIINFIPEIKEQDFFVSETDKKSLDSLEKVMADEKKTLGDKLSMPEEFRALVLDIPSGGDLFVGEDYARYREANILVADSNPAILARARQRYESLGINNAFFICCNLDNLPLLEGAIGMAVSILGFNRVKEKKQLITEIKRVLRVSGTFNGAFYIQSSPSQQYLRDMGLSSDIFSSMDEVKGLMSDKFDFMDQELLGDKFVFECRKSWPSCGVKW
- a CDS encoding M48 family metallopeptidase; amino-acid sequence: MVMVKIRVDRFIQSRRKTIGLEVTSGGELVVRAPYSVNRNLLQDFLNKKAGWIMKKKALAKKRTDINRDLDLETSNKVLFLGKYFPVKIHRGKRVFFDQGFFVPETDAAGKKKAVTGWLKKEARKYLNFRVERLAGRLGIDYGRIRITSAKKRWGSCSGGSNLNFTYRLIMAPAEVIDYVIIHELMHIRQQNHSKKFWKEVAQAIPDYKKYQRWLKDNGYRLVV
- a CDS encoding ADP-ribosylglycohydrolase family protein, which codes for MKREQVLGGILGLCIGDALGVPFEGRSREEMHNLGKNIEKSYRGLWSDDSSLTLCLAQSLCEGFDLSDLAQRFIRWLDEGYMTPQGSAFGIGRTTYMAINNLKKGAGLKHCGLTDEYSNGNGSLMRILPMAFYCFNMDEQERFDLVSRVSALTHAHPRSVLACCVYTQLATELISQQDKGIAYRKMKKVIKKYFSGDSQLPYFKSILESDISTLDREDIGAGGYVVESLEASIWCFLRHTDYTDTVMEAIRLGQDADTTAAEAGGLAGMFYGVDSIPGKWQEGLARKEDILDIANNLWKSLG